Proteins encoded by one window of Scatophagus argus isolate fScaArg1 chromosome 4, fScaArg1.pri, whole genome shotgun sequence:
- the tmem161b gene encoding transmembrane protein 161B has product MGVIGVQLVVTMVMASVIQKIIPHYSFARWLLCSGSLRWYQHPTEDELRSLAGKQKGQKRKDRKYNGHIDNKPLTIPKDIDLQLETKCITEVDTLALHYFPEFQWLVDFTVAATVVYLITELYYSVAQASGEMNISVVWCLLVLAFVIKTLFSLTAHYFKLEEGGERSLCITFAFFFFVKAMAILIVTENYLEFGLETGFANFSDSALHFLQHQGLESQGPISKLTFKLILALLCSLIGAFLTFPGLRLAQMHLDALNLTTGKFTQTLLHINFLSPLIMVLLWVKPITKDYIMNPALDKESVPLMTEQTYDTLRLWTIILMCILRLAMMRHHLQAYLNLAQKGVDQMKKEAGRISTVDLQKMVARVFYYLCVIALQYVAPLVMLLHTTLLLKTLGGHSWWVYPEEDLPCTHEMNSDSLMRAAPIAAPTPASVVETGARVSVAQLSVALGGLRTVFSPLLFRGLFSFFAWWIAACLFSTSLFGLFYHQYLMAA; this is encoded by the exons GGTGTGATTGGTGTGCAGCTGGTGGTTACCATGGTTATGGCCAGTGTAATTCAGAAAATCATACCTCATTATTCCTTTGCAAGGTGGCTACTCTGCAGTGGCAG TCTGCGGTGGTATCAGCACCCTACGGAAGATGAGTTGAGGAGCTTAGCTGGGAAACaaaaaggacagaagaggaaagacag GAAGTACAATGGTCACATAGACAATAAGCCGCTTACAATTCCCAAGGACATAGACTTACAGCTGGAGACGAAATGTATCACAGAAGTCGACACGTTAG CATTGCACTACTTCCCAGAGTTCCAGTGGCTGGTGGACTTCACAGTAGCGGCAACTGTGGTGTATCTGATAACAGAACTCTACTACAGTGTGGCTCAGGCCTCAGGAGAGATGAACATCAGCGTGGTCTGGTGCCTGCTAGTACTCGCTTTTGTCAT TAAGACCCTTTTTTCTCTAACGGCTCACTACTTCAAgctggaggaaggaggggagcGCTCACTCTGcatcacttttgcttttttcttttttgtcaaagCCATGGCCATTCTCATCGTCACTGAAAACTACCTGGAGTTTGGTCTGGAGACAG GGTTTGCAAACTTCTCTGACAGTGCCCTACACTTTCTACAGCATCAGGGCTTAGAGTCCCA gGGTCCTATATCTAAACTCACCTTCAAGCTGATCCTGGCCTTGCTTTGCTCCCTGATTGGAGCATTTCTGACCTTCCCTGGTCTGCGATTGGCCCAAATGCACCTTGATGCACTCAATCTGACCACAGGCAAATTTACACA GACTCTTCTTCATATCAACTTCCTGTCCCCTCTTATCATGGTCCTGCTGTGGGTGAAGCCCATTACTAAGGACTACATAATGAACCCCGCTCTGGACAAGGAGAGTGTGCCTTT GATGACTGAGCAGACGTATGATACTTTGCGGTTGTGGACCATCATACTGATGTGTATACTCCGGCTCGCTATGATGAGGCATCATTTGCAGGCCTACCTCAACCTGGCCCAGAAGGGTGTGGACCAGATGAAGAAGGAGGCAGGACGGATAAGTACTGTTGACCTGCAAAAGATG GTTGCGCGTGTTTTTTACTACTTGTGTGTAATCGCACTACAGTATGTGGCACCACTGGTGATGCTGCTGCATACAACATTGCTGCTAAAAACCTTAG GTGGACACTCTTGGTGGGTCTATCCTGAGGAAGACCTGCCTTGCACCCATGAAATGAACTCTGACTCTTTGATGAGGGCAGCCCCTATAGCAGCCCCAACCCCAGCTTCGGTGGTAGAAACAGGAGCCCGGGTGTCAGTAGCCCAGCTGTCAGTGGCTCTGGGAGGCCTGCGGACTGTCTTCAGCCCCCTGCTTTTCCGGggcctcttctccttctttgcTTGGTGGATTGCTGCCTGCctcttctccacctccctcttcGGCCTCTTCTACCATCAGTATCTCATGGCAGCATAG